A single Hippocampus zosterae strain Florida chromosome 17, ASM2543408v3, whole genome shotgun sequence DNA region contains:
- the spag9a gene encoding sperm associated antigen 9a isoform X3, translated as MELEDGVVYQDDPGTSAMMSERVSGLANSIYREFERLIGKYDEDVVKELMPLVVAVLENLDAVFAENQEHEVELELLKEDNEQLITQYEREKALRKHAEEKFIEFEDTHEQEKKDLQSHVDRMESHSRQLELKIKNHADQIGRLEEREVDLKKEYNSLHQRHTEMIHNYMEHVERIKMQQGGETSEPSSGGRVRRERPLSLGIFPTSAGGALPIADSQSRAETPSAEGWRLGDTTHTRSNTSLQQDFANPPRERGGKSAQDSTWGSSLADDCKDEMSDLTGCKSATLTPTSASDFGRDDGNSKSTEVQAAPGTRSVSVGLPDNEDDGSDVQDIIESTPELDMDLAGYKKCSTPIKGIENKAFDRNTDSLFEELSSAGTGLIGDVDEGADLLDLSLIGMGREVENLILENSQLLERKNALNVVNKDLILKVDELTCEKEMLQDELEAVRQAKTKMEDKSRELEEELKKVRLEMEEALQKTKEEEDSDVPTAQRKRFTRVEMARVLMERNQYKERLMELQEAVRWTEMIRASRENPSLAEKKKSSIWQFFSRLFSSSSSAPAVKKMEPQSNVKYNAPGGMVKRSSTFSQFPTEKSKTFDFLNDEKDQCSSPSRKEQKRAQYRQVKAHMQKEDGRVTAHGWSLPSKFKGANGGQTENKINLPVPVYLRPLEQKDASLKLWCAAGVNLSGGRASHPPSELAKQMKGSQGSLNHLEQENKDQEKVEELILQDESSSRVWLCASAHSSTKVLVVDAAQPSDLVDSFYACNTHVVCIASVPGVSESDYPAGEEVPQDADANQGDVVSLAGSVASVGSTGSDGTLAAEGATAIPQTASAGGLEQPAEHSAIPGSAELSRQTSPADVPTAEEATEATEANADGCEEGEGDQGPEQNQPGIYTEHVFTDPLGVGPNESSPTYVQRGSVTTLPDDSDPSALEVKRMSSALPTMWLGAQNGCLYVHSSVARWRKCLHAIKLKDSILSIVHVKGRVLVALADGTLAIFHRGIDGQWDLTNYHLLDLGRPHHSIRCMTVVHDKVWCGYRNKIYVIQPKAMRIEKSFDAHPRKESQVRQLAWVGDGIWVSIRLDSTLRLFHAHTFQHLQDVDIEPYVSKMLGTGKLGFSFVRITALVVSCSRLWVGTGNGVIISIPLSEANKTSAPVPNWPGGAVRVYSDDSAEGALPSSFVPYCSMAHAQLCFHGHRDAVKFFVTVPGQAMPPPGSADSGSDDPPSESSDTAASEPKTYLVMSGGEGYIDFRMGDENAELDGTSEPTSGQRSAPTKAERSHLIVWQVATSHD; from the exons ATGGAGCTGGAAGACGGAGTTGTGTACCAGGACGACCCGGGGACATCAGCGATGATGTCAGAGCGGGTATCGGGCCTGGCTAACTCCATTTACCGCGAGTTCGAGAGGCTCATCGGGAAATACGACGAGGACGTGGTGAAGGAGCTCATGCCGCTGGTGGTGGCGGTCCTGGAGAACCTCGACGCGGTGTTCGCGGAGAATCAGGAGCATGAAGTGGAACTGGAACTGCTCAAGGAGGACAACGAGCAGCTTATTACCCAGTACGAGCGCGAGAAAGCGCTCAGGAAACACGCGGAGGAG AAGTTCATTGAGTTTGAGGACACGCACGAACAGGAGAAGAAGGACCTGCAGAGCCATGTGGACAGAATGGAATCCCACTCACGGCAACTTGAACTCAAGATCAAGAACCACGCTGACCAGA TCGGCAGGTTAGAAGAGCGAGAGGTGGACCTGAAGAAGGAATACAACTCCCTCCATCAAAGGCACACGGAG ATGATCCATAATTATATGGAGCACGTAGAGCGCATCAAAATGCAGCAAGGCGGCGAGACGTCCGAACCGAGCAGCGGCGGCCGAGTCCG GAGAGAGCGTCCGCTTTCTTTGGGCATCTTCCCAACGTCCGCCGGCGGGGCTCTGCCCATTGCCGACTCGCAGAGCCGTGCGGAGACGCCGAGCGCGGAGGGATGGAGGCTCGGCGACACGACGCACACTCGCTCCAACACCAGCCTGCAG CAGGACTTTGCCAACCCCCCAAGAGAAAGGGGGGGTAAGAGCGCGCAAGACTCTACTTGGGGGAGTTCACTGGCTGACGACTGCAAG GACGAAATGTCGGATTTGACCGGCTGCAAGTCTGCCACTTTGACGCCCACTTCGGCCTCCGATTTTGGGAGGGATGACGGGAACAGTAAGAGCACAGAGGTACAAGCCGCACCAGGGACCAGATCTGTATCAGTCG GTTTGCCTGATAATGAAGACGACGGCTCGGACGTGCAGGACATCATCGAGTCCACGCCTGAGCTGGACATGGATCTGGCCGGCTACAAGAAATGCAG TACGCCGATCAAAGGCATTGAGAACAAGGCCTTTGATCGGAACACGGACTCCCTTTTCGAGGAGCTGTCGTCTGCGGGCACGGGGCTCATCGGGGACGTGGACGAAGGTGCCGACCTACTGG ACCTTAGTTTGATTG ggaTGGGCCGGGAAGTGGAAAATCTCATTCTGGAGAACTCACAGCTGCTTGAAAGAAA GAATGCCCTGAACGTGGTGAATAAAGACTTGATTTTGAAAGTGGATGAGTTGACGTGCGAGAAGGAGATGCTGCAGGACGAGCTGGAGGCCGTGCGGCAGGCCAAGACAAAGATGGAGGACAAAAGCCGAGAGTTGGAGGAGGAACTGAAAAA AGTGCGACTCGAGATGGAGGAGGCGCTCCAGAAaacgaaagaagaagaagac AGCGACGTACCCACGGCTCAGCGGAAGCGCTTCACCAGGGTGGAAATGGCCCGAGTGTTGATGGAAAGGAATCAGTACAAAGAGAGGCTGATGGAGCTGCAGGAAGCCGTGCGGTGGACGGAGATGATTCG GGCCTCCAGGGAAAATCCGTCTCTTGCGGAAAAGAAGAAATCCAGCATCTGGCAGTT CTTCAGCAGACTTTTTagctcctcctccagcgccCCCGCCGTCAAGAAGATGGAGCCGCAGTCTAACGTCAAATACAACGCTCCGGGCGGCATGGTGAAACGGAGCAGCACTTTCTCCCAGTTCCCCACGGAGAAGTCCAAAACGTTTGACTTCCTCAATGACGA AAAAGACCAATGCAGCTCCCCTTCGCGCAAGGAGCAGAAGCGAGCCCAGTACAGGCAGGTGAAAGCTCACATGCAGAAGGAGGACGGTCGGGTCACCGCGCACGGGTGGAGCCTGCCGAGCAAGTTCAAG GGGGCCAACGGTGGACAAACGGAGAACAAAATCAACCTGCCCGTGCCCGTCTATTTGAGACCCCTGGAGCAGAAAGATGCGTCTTTGAAG TTGTGGTGCGCGGCGGGCGTCAATCTCTCCGGGGGGAGGGCGTCGCACCCGCCGTCTGAGCTCGCAAAGCAGATGAAGGGATCGCAGGGTAGCCTGAACCATTTGGAGCAAGAGAACAAG GATCAAGAGAAAGTCGAGGAGCTGATCCTTCAGGACGAATCGTCGAGTCGGGTGTGGTTGTGCGCCAGCGCCCACTCCTCCACCAAGGTCTTGGTGGTGGATGCTGCCCAACCGTCTGACCTTGTCGACAGCTTCTACGCCTGCAACACGCACGTCGTTTGCATCGCCAGTGTTCCAG GTGTGTCAGAGTCCGATTATCCCGCCGGTGAGGAAGTACCTCAAGACGCGGATGCCAATCAGGGCGATGTGGTCTCCCTGGCTGGCAGCGTGGCCAGCGTGGGCTCGACGGGCAGCGACGGCACCCTGGCAGCTGAGGGCGCCACCGCCATACCCCAGACGGCCAGCGCAGGGGGCCTCGAGCAGCCGGCGGAGCACAGCGCCATCCCCGGCTCAG CCGAGCTGTCCAGGCAGACGAGCCCGGCGGATGTTCCCACGGCGGAAGAGGCGACGGAAGCAACGGAGGCAAACGCCGACGGGTGCGAAGAGGGCGAGGGGGACCAGGGACCCGAGCAAAATCAGCCCGGGATCTACACGGAGCACGTTTTCACCGACCCACTGGGGGTGGGGCCTAACGAGTCTTCTCCTACCTACGTCCAAAG GGGCTCCGTGACAACCTTGCCGGACGACTCTGACCCCTCGGCTCTGGAAGTCAAGAGGATGAGCAGTGCCCTCCCCACTATGTGGCTTGGCGCTCAGAATGGGTG TCTGTACGTCCACTCATCTGTGGCGCGATGGAGAAAGTGTCTTCATGCCATCAAGCTTAAAGACTCCATCCTCAGCATCGT GCACGTTAAAGGTCGAGTCCTGGTAGCACTGGCGGATGGAACCTTAGCAATTTTCCACAGAGGCATCG acGGCCAGTGGGACCTTACCAACTACCACCTGTTGGATCTGGGACGACCCCACCACTCAATCCGCTGCATGACTGTAGTTCACGATAAGGTGTGGTGCGGCTACAGGAACAAGATCTACGTCATCCAGCCTAAAGCCATGAGGATAGAG AAGTCGTTCGACGCACACCCGCGCAAGGAGAGTCAGGTTCGGCAGCTCGCCTGGGTTGGAGACGGCATCTGGGTGTCCATCCGACTGGATTCCACACTTCGATTGTTTCATGCCCACACCTTCCAGCACCTCCAGGATGTGGATATTGAGCCCTACGTCAGCAAAATGCTAG GCACGGGTAAACTGGGTTTCTCCTTTGTGAGAATCACAGCTTTGGTGGTCTCCTGCAGCAGACTTTGGGTGGGGACTGGAAATGGCGTCATCATTTCCATCCCGCTGTCCGAAG CCAACAAGACATCCGCACCGGTGCCAAATTGGCCCGGCGGCGCCGTACGGGTTTACAGTGACGACAGCGCGGAGGGCGCACTGCCATCCAGCTTCGTGCCGTACTGCTCCATGGCGCACGCCCAGCTCTGTTTCCATGGACATCGAGATGCTGTCAAATTCTTTGTCACCGTGCCAG GTCAGGCAATGCCACCTCCCGGAAGTGCTGATTCGGGCTCCGACGACCCCCCGTCTGAATCCTCGGACACAGCCGCGTCAGAGCCCAAAACGTACCTGGTGATGAGTGGAGGAGAAGGCTACATTGACTTCAGAATGG GTGACGAGAACGCAGAGCTGGACGGCACATCCGAGCCGACGTCGGGCCAACGGTCGGCGCCGACCAAGGCCGAGCGGAGTCACCTCATCGTCTGGCAGGTGGCCACTTCTCATGATTGA